In one Arachis duranensis cultivar V14167 chromosome 9, aradu.V14167.gnm2.J7QH, whole genome shotgun sequence genomic region, the following are encoded:
- the LOC107467148 gene encoding NDR1/HIN1-like protein 26: protein MRGNDHIPIRHVPGQNPNQKPIRRHHTARYYVQRVQDSLTTRVSKVICGTFLSLLFILGLITFILWISLRPHRPRFHIHEFSIPGLAQSSGFQNAQVNFNATARNANQNIGIYYESMDGAVYYRDQKIGSTPLLDPFYQQPKHTTIVNAVLSGATLTVNSQRWTEFQNDRVHGSVVFRLELTSVIRFKISSWQSKRHRMHANCNAGVGPDGSILPLYKDKRCPVYFS from the coding sequence ATGCGCGGCAACGACCACATACCCATCCGCCACGTTCCGGGCCAGAACCCGAACCAGAAGCCCATAAGGCGTCACCACACGGCCCGCTACTACGTGCAGCGGGTACAGGACAGCCTCACCACCCGGGTCTCCAAGGTCATCTGCGGCACCTTCCTCAGCCTCCTCTTTATTTTGGGCCTAATCACTTTCATCCTCTGGATCAGCCTCCGCCCTCACAGGCCCAGATTCCACATCCACGAGTTCTCTATTCCGGGCCTGGCCCAATCATCTGGCTTCCAAAATGCCCAAGTCAATTTCAATGCAACGGCCCGAAACGCCAACCAGAACATCGGTATTTACTACGAGTCAATGGACGGGGCGGTTTACTACCGGGATCAGAAAATCGGGTCGACGCCGTTACTTGATCCGTTTTATCAGCAGCCCAAACATACGACGATAGTGAACGCCGTTCTCAGTGGGGCTACGTTGACCGTTAACAGTCAACGATGGACGGAGTTCCAGAACGATAGGGTTCACGGTAGCGTGGTGTTCCGCTTGGAATTAACGTCTGTGATTCGGTTCAAGATATCGTCGTGGCAGAGCAAGCGCCACAGAATGCACGCTAATTGTAATGCGGGTGTGGGACCCGATGGGTCCATCTTACCCCTTTACAAAGACAAGAGATGCCCCGTTTACTTCTCTTGA
- the LOC107467162 gene encoding LOW QUALITY PROTEIN: uncharacterized protein LOC107467162 (The sequence of the model RefSeq protein was modified relative to this genomic sequence to represent the inferred CDS: substituted 2 bases at 2 genomic stop codons) codes for MSSLIGFRYEQRNMHSFLLFQFLLLLSITWFCSSSTTTSPDTNFPHVCNCTRNSTFELNTTYHTNLKTLLSWLSSNATNSAGSHITKVVSSVNSSVYGLFQCNADITPEKCQKCIDQAVYNVTSECATSKEAVVFVKFCFLRYSYRDFLTIAEESPKIFLLNLKDYVGQLATFNNEVSEMMYTLRHKVADIPMGSRRFAYGELNITAKQSLYGMAKCTPDLPPEECSSCLVNAAADIPTGCCKGKIGGRVLFPSCGVRFELYRFYEPSSHLNILILGGNRKNRSHQRQIIISIISTVVSVLLLCFGCSLCFLSRRRQRKLLRGILLRESFGDESLASFESLQFQLSEIQAATNNFSQGNKIGRGGFGEVYKGVLENGQEVAAKRLLGNSWQGAEEFKNEVLVMAKLQHKNLVRLLGFCLEGQERILVYEYVPNKSLDYILFDPQRSRPLTWSERYKIIRGIARGILYLHEDSRLTIIHRDLKPSNILLDDGMNPKISDFGMARIVITDQIQVNTHRVVGTYGYMSPEYAMEGIFSIKSDVYSFGIIVLEIMSGKSKNSFCEPHFSDDIRLSAWAKWKEEKALELLDTTLKGNYSENEVMRSIQIALLCVQDDPNERPTMTEIVSYLSSSSGEVPLPQEPIVSKSRKMDYMSYYHKTHSINDSINDLSVSTFLPNDDSSSNLFMMSSFYFFLLLPSLFFFFLPIHCFNIIQGATDKNTKAYYNCTINGTFASNSTYRSNTITLLNWLSSNATTDSRSYNTTVIGKTTSDTVYGLYICTRDSTPGMCQDCVAEASKLISSLCSKAKEAMVWYRVCYMRYSNRNFFSNVEESPSITFVSDIDYVGQVGRYNTILWNMLNDMRTMAAADSNKTAAMTQKITDHQNIYGSAWCLPYLSTENCSWCLSDAIAYIPAGCCRGKSGGTVMYPSCGIRYELYPFLKEHNIIPRPLRPPPPQRDSRPLAPPGKRKQKNLPLSKVAVPIAIVVALVLLTLGGCCFLRRKGRKNQDDILKENCNVEKYRFLLLFSQPXKIIXQNSNTFGVVGNDISTLESLRFELARIEAATNRFATENRVGKGGFGEVYKGILLNGQEIAVKRLTRSSGQGAIEFKNEVLVIAKLQHRNLVRLLGFCLEGEEKILIYEYVPNKSLDYFLCDPQKRRQLSWIQRKQIIMGIARGILYLHEDSRLKIIHRDLKPSNVLLDSNMNPKISDFGMARIVAVDQNEENTHRIVGTYGYMSPEYAMFGQFSVKSDVFSFGVMVLEIINGKRKGTSSSESECIDDIRRHAWEKWTEKTPMELLDPNMEGPYSKEEVIKCIQIGLLCVQEEPNDRPTMATIVFYLNSSSLNLPSPREPAYYFKNNRTEESMTTSKELVNDSNSINEITISKFFPR; via the exons ATGAGCTCCTTAATTGGTTTTCGTTATGAACAAAGAAACATGCATTCGTTTCTGTTATTCCAGTTTCTGCTGCTACTCTCCATCACAtggttttgttcttcttctacaaCTACTTCACCAGATACCAATTTCCCACATGTCTGTAACTGCACAAGAAACAGCACCTTTGAGTTAAACACCACCTACCATACCAACCTCAAAACTCTTCTATCTTGGCTTTCTTCCAATGCCACTAACTCTGCCGGATCCCACATCACCAAGGTCGTTTCTTCTGTTAACAGCAGCGTCTATGGCCTCTTCCAGTGCAATGCAGATATAACGCCAGAGAAATGCCAAAAGTGCATCGATCAAGCAGTGTATAATGTAACATCAGAGTGTGCAACATCAAAGGAAGCTGTGGTATTTGTCAAATTCTGCTTCCTACGTTACTCTTACAGAGATTTCTTAACAATAGCAGAAGAAAGCCCTAAAATCTTCTTGCTGAACCTCAAGGACTACGTTGGCCAACTTGCTACCTTCAACAATGAAGTGTCGGAGATGATGTATACTCTGAGGCATAAGGTTGCTGATATTCCCATGGGTTCTAGAAGGTTCGCGTACGGGGAACTCAACATCACAGCTAAACAAAGCCTTTATGGCATGGCAAAGTGCACCCCGGACTTGCCCCCTGAGGAATGCAGCTCGTGTCTTGTAAACGCCGCGGCCGACATTCCGACCGGTTGTTGCAAAGGAAAGATCGGAGGAAGGGTTCTTTTTCCCAGTTGTGGCGTTAGATTTGAGCTTTATCGATTTTATGAGCCATCATCTCATCTGAATATTTTGATACTTGGAG GAAATAGGAAAAACAGGTCACACCAGAGACAGATTATTATTTCCATCATCTCAACTGTTGTTTCTGTGCTGCTGCTATGTTTTGGTTGCTCTTTATGTTTCCTAAGTCGACGACGACAAAGGAAGCTTCTTAGGGGAATTCTTCTTAGAGAAAGCT TTGGGGATGAATCATTGGCTTCTTTTGAGTCTTTACAGTTTCAGTTGAGTGAAATTCAAGCTGCTACCAACAACTTCTCCCAAGGAAACAAGATAGGAAGAGGTGGATTTGGGGAAGTTTACAAG GGTGTTCTTGAAAATGGGCAAGAAGTAGCAGCAAAGAGACTCTTGggaaactcttggcaaggtgcaGAAGAATTTAAGAATGAGGTTCTTGTTATGGCCAAGCTTCAACATAAAAATCTGGTCAGATTACTGGGGTTTTGTTTGGAAGGACAAGAGAGGATACTTGTCTACGAATATGTCCCTAACAAGAGCCTTGACTACATTTTATTTG ATCCTCAGAGAAGCAGGCCATTAACTTGGTCTGAACGATACAAGATTATTAGAGGAATTGCGCGAGGGATTTTATACCTTCATGAGGATTCTCGTTTAACAATCATCCATCGAGATCTTAAACCAAGTAATATTTTATTAGATGATGGTATGAATCCAAAAATATCAGATTTTGGTATGGCAAGAATAGTAATTACAGATCAAATTCAAGTGAATACTCATAGGGTTGTTGGCACATA TGGTTATATGTCTCCAGAATATGCAATGGAAGGAATATTTTCGATAAAATCTGACGTGTATAGTTTTGGAATCATAGTACTTGAGATTATGAGTGGAAAAtcgaaaaattctttttgtgaACCACACTTCTCAGATGACATCCGACTTTCT GCATGGGCAAAATGGAAGGAAGAAAAGGCATTGGAATTATTGGATACAACTTTAAAAGGAAATTATTCTGAAAATGAAGTGATGAGAAGTATACAGATTGCCCTGTTATGTGTTCAAGATGATCCAAATGAGAGGCCTACAATGACAGAAATTGTGTCATACCTCAGTAGTTCTTCAGGGGAAGTACCTTTGCCTCAAGAACCAATAGTTTCAAAAAGTAGAAAGATGGATTATATGTCTTACTACCACAAAACGCATTCCATAAATGATTCTATCAACGATTTGTCAGTGAGCACATTTCTCCCT AATGATGATTCATCTTCCAACCTATTCATGATGAGTTccttctacttcttccttctgcttccatctctcttctttttcttcctccccATTCACTGCTTTAACATCATCCAAGGAGCCACCGATAAAAATACTAAAGCTTATTATAACTGCACAATCAATGGCACTTTTGCATCCAATAGCACATACCGTTCCAACACCATAACACTCCTTAACTGGCTCTCCTCCAATGCCACCACAGATTCCAGATCCTACAACACTACAGTAATTGGTAAAACCACTTCAGACACAGTCTATGGCCTCTACATTTGTACAAGAGACAGCACACCAGGAATGTGCCAAGACTGTGTGGCAGAAGCATCAAAACTCATATCATCTCTTTGTAGCAAAGCAAAAGAAGCCATGGTTTGGTACCGTGTATGCTATATGCGTTACTCTAATCGTAATTTCTTCTCCAATGTGGAGGAAAGTCCAAGTATCACCTTTGTGAGTGACATTGACTATGTGGGTCAAGTTGGGCGCTACAACACTATTCTCTGGAATATGCTGAATGATATGAGAACTATGGCCGCTGCTGATTCAAATAAAACGGCTGCAATGACTCAGAAAATCACAGATCATCAAAACATATATGGTTCCGCTTGGTGTCTCCCTTATCTTTCCACCGAGAACTGTAGCTGGTGTCTCAGTGATGCCATTGCATATATTCCAGCAGGTTGCTGCAGGGGAAAATCTGGAGGAACTGTCATGTATCCCAGTTGTGGTATTAGATATGAATTATATCCATTCCTTAAGGAACACAATATAATTCCTCGGCCGCTGCGGCCACCACCACCGCAAAGAGATTCTCGTCCTTTGGCTCCACCAG GTAAACGAAAGCAGAAGAACTTACCATTAAGTAAAGTCGCTGTTCCAATTGCCATTGTCGTTGCACTTGTGCTTTTAACTTTGGGTGGTTGCTGCTTTCTACgtagaaaaggaagaaagaatcAAGATGATATTCTCAAAGAAAACTGTAATGTGGAGAAATATagatttcttttgttattttcgcAACCTTAGAAAATCATTTAACAGAATTCAAACACTTTTGGTGTAGTTGGGAATGATATAAGCACTTTGGAGTCCTTGCGATTTGAACTAGCCAGGATTGAAGCTGCAACAAATAGATTTGCCACAGAGAACAGGGTAGGCAAAGGTGGATTTGGAGAAGTCTATAAG GGTATTCTTTTAAATGGACAAGAAATTGCTGTGAAGAGGCTTACTAGAAGCTCTGGACAAGGTGCAATAGAGTTTAAAAATGAGGTTCTTGTTATAGCTAAGCTTCAACACAGAAATCTAGTGAGGTTACTGGGATTTTGTTTGGAAGGTGAAGAAAAGATACTCATCTATGAGTATGTGCCAAACAAAAGCCTTGACTACTTTCTTTGTG ATCCTCAAAAGCGAAGACAATTATCTTGGATTCAACGTAAACAGATCATCATGGGAATTGCTAGAGGAATTCTATACCTGCATGAAGATTCTCGCCTCAAAATAATACATCGTGATCTGAAACCTAGTAATGTTTTGTTAGATAGTAATATGAATCCAAAAATATCAGATTTTGGCATGGCTAGAATTGTTGCTGTGGATCAAAACGAAGAAAACACGCATAGAATAGTCGGAACATA TGGTTATATGTCTCCAGAATATGCAATGTTTGGACAATTCTCTGTAAAATCGGATGTGTTTAGTTTTGGAGTCATGGTACTCGAGATCATTAACGGGAAGCGAAAAGGAACCTCCTCTTCTGAATCAGAGTGTATTGATGACATCCGGAGACAT GCTTGGGAAAAATGGACAGAGAAAACGCCAATGGAACTATTGGATCCTAACATGGAAGGCCCTTATTCAAAGGAAGAAGTCATAAAATGCATTCAGATTGGTTTGTTATGTGTTCAAGAAGAACCAAATGACAGACCTACGATGGCAACAATTGTTTTTTACCTAAATAGCTCTTCACTCAACTTGCCATCCCCTCGTGAACCAGCATACTATTTCAAGAACAATAGAACAGAGGAAAGCATGACAACAAGCAAGGAGTTGGTTAATGACAGCAATTCCATCAATGAAATCACCATAAGTAAATTCTTTCCTCGTTGA